From the genome of Limisalsivibrio acetivorans, one region includes:
- the mnmH gene encoding tRNA 2-selenouridine(34) synthase MnmH, whose product MNQELLELEELLNKGLERINIVDARSPSEFAEDHIPGAVNIPLLDDDERREVGTCYKQQGPQDARMLGVKLVSPKLPDFIDRYFEVKRNNRLTVVYCWRGGLRSAASVGLVRLAGFNVFRLNGGYKSFRGHINSFFDNFDPAYRFITVYGPTGCAKTEILRSMKGKEYPVADLEAAACHKGSTFGNVDEPGYPAVTQKSFETSLWHEFYESGAKTFLTEGESRKIGKVSIPGSVFERMGEGVSVLLDAPMEFRIRFTIENYKPELYLDEITESLMNIKRYLGKNRVAELKGMLDAGDYETFTKVLLDEYYDPMYRRSFPEAADHVIRINSLEEGERLLSEIYKSTA is encoded by the coding sequence ATGAATCAGGAACTCCTCGAGCTTGAAGAACTTCTAAACAAAGGGCTGGAGCGGATTAATATTGTAGATGCCCGCTCCCCCTCCGAGTTTGCTGAGGATCATATCCCCGGTGCGGTGAACATCCCTCTCCTTGATGATGATGAACGCAGAGAGGTGGGCACCTGCTACAAACAGCAGGGGCCGCAGGATGCCCGTATGCTCGGCGTTAAGCTGGTTTCCCCCAAGCTCCCAGATTTTATAGACCGCTATTTTGAGGTAAAGCGCAACAACAGGCTTACCGTTGTGTACTGCTGGCGTGGTGGTCTGCGCAGTGCCGCCTCTGTCGGCCTTGTGCGCCTTGCGGGCTTTAATGTCTTTCGCCTCAACGGAGGCTATAAATCCTTCCGTGGTCACATAAACTCCTTCTTTGACAACTTTGATCCCGCCTACCGCTTCATAACGGTATACGGCCCCACGGGTTGTGCTAAAACGGAGATCCTCAGAAGCATGAAAGGGAAGGAGTATCCTGTGGCGGATCTGGAAGCGGCGGCTTGCCATAAGGGCTCCACCTTCGGTAACGTGGATGAACCCGGTTACCCTGCCGTTACCCAGAAGAGCTTTGAGACCTCCCTCTGGCATGAATTCTATGAATCAGGTGCCAAGACATTCCTCACCGAAGGGGAAAGCCGCAAGATCGGCAAGGTCTCCATACCCGGCTCCGTCTTCGAGCGAATGGGGGAGGGAGTGTCCGTACTCCTTGATGCACCCATGGAGTTCCGCATACGTTTTACCATTGAGAACTACAAGCCCGAGCTTTATCTGGACGAGATAACCGAATCCCTCATGAACATAAAACGCTACCTGGGGAAAAACAGGGTTGCCGAGCTCAAGGGTATGCTCGATGCCGGAGACTATGAAACCTTTACAAAGGTGCTCCTTGATGAGTATTATGACCCTATGTACCGTCGTTCATTCCCGGAAGCGGCGGATCACGTTATCCGAATAAACAGCCTCGAAGAGGGGGAGAGACTGCTTAGTGAGATATATAAGAGTACTGCCTAG
- a CDS encoding ParA family protein: MGKVIAIANQKGGVGKTTTAINLSSSLAFAEAKVLLVDMDPQGNASSGIGFDTSEKGYTSLYEVLIGDAEAEDAVIDTKVENLSLLPSNINLTAAEVELVTTLSRETRLKKSLEKLREEYQVIIIDCPPSLGLLTVNALTAADSVLIPLQCEYYAMEGLGQLLNTIRLIRESLNENLSLEGILLTMYDPRNNLSKEVLNQVEEYFSESIFKTIVPRNVRLSEAPSYGMSIIEYDVKSRGAASYIELAKEILPKLS; this comes from the coding sequence ATGGGAAAAGTCATCGCCATCGCCAACCAGAAGGGGGGCGTAGGAAAAACAACCACAGCGATCAACCTCAGCTCCTCCCTCGCCTTTGCAGAGGCGAAGGTGCTCTTGGTTGACATGGATCCTCAGGGCAACGCCAGCAGCGGTATCGGCTTCGACACCTCCGAAAAGGGGTACACAAGCCTTTACGAGGTGCTAATAGGCGATGCAGAAGCTGAGGATGCGGTTATAGATACGAAGGTGGAAAACCTCTCCCTCCTGCCCAGCAACATAAACCTTACTGCGGCGGAGGTTGAGCTTGTTACCACGCTCAGCCGTGAGACGAGGCTTAAGAAATCTCTTGAGAAACTTAGAGAAGAATATCAGGTAATCATTATAGACTGTCCGCCCTCACTCGGACTTCTAACCGTTAACGCGCTCACAGCGGCGGATTCGGTTCTTATCCCTCTTCAGTGCGAATACTACGCCATGGAGGGGCTGGGTCAGCTTCTCAACACCATAAGGCTTATCAGAGAGAGCCTTAATGAAAACCTTTCCCTTGAGGGGATACTGCTGACCATGTACGACCCAAGAAACAACCTTTCCAAAGAGGTACTCAATCAGGTTGAGGAGTATTTCAGCGAAAGTATTTTTAAGACCATAGTACCCAGAAACGTGCGGCTTTCCGAAGCCCCGAGCTACGGGATGTCTATCATCGAGTACGATGTTAAGTCCCGGGGGGCGGCGAGCTATATCGAACTGGCGAAGGAGATACTTCCAAAGCTCTCATGA
- the tpiA gene encoding triose-phosphate isomerase, giving the protein MRKPYIVGNWKMNLDIQQGVELAAGLTFSEYNSDAVDVAIAPSFVSLAPINYYLNDNNSTVALAAQNVSEHEEGAFTGEVSVSMLKSAGVSTIIVGHSERRAIYNEDDEAINKKLRIALSNGFEVILCVGETLFQRDADAAYDVVLSQIALGLNDVPIDKIERVTVAYEPVWAIGTGKTATPADAQKMHAAIREKLKSLYGPVMAGKIRILYGGSVKPQNIKGLMNQPDVDGALVGGASLKYEDFLSIINYND; this is encoded by the coding sequence ATGAGAAAGCCCTACATTGTAGGCAACTGGAAGATGAATCTGGACATACAGCAAGGTGTTGAACTCGCAGCGGGTCTCACCTTTTCAGAATATAACAGCGACGCCGTGGACGTGGCCATTGCACCAAGCTTTGTAAGCCTCGCACCCATAAACTATTACCTCAACGACAACAATTCCACAGTCGCCCTCGCCGCCCAGAATGTTTCCGAACACGAAGAGGGAGCATTTACAGGCGAAGTCTCCGTTTCTATGCTTAAATCCGCTGGCGTTTCAACAATTATTGTAGGGCATTCCGAAAGAAGAGCAATCTACAATGAGGATGACGAAGCAATAAACAAAAAGCTCAGAATCGCCCTCAGTAACGGCTTTGAGGTTATCCTATGTGTCGGCGAGACCCTCTTTCAGAGGGATGCGGATGCGGCATACGATGTGGTTCTTTCGCAAATCGCACTCGGACTGAACGATGTTCCCATTGACAAAATAGAGCGTGTTACTGTAGCTTATGAGCCCGTTTGGGCCATCGGCACCGGTAAAACAGCCACACCTGCGGATGCACAGAAGATGCATGCGGCTATCAGGGAAAAGCTTAAAAGCCTCTACGGACCCGTTATGGCGGGCAAGATAAGAATCCTTTACGGCGGGAGCGTTAAACCCCAGAACATCAAAGGGCTGATGAATCAGCCGGATGTGGACGGAGCTCTTGTCGGCGGGGCTAGTCTTAAATACGAAGACTTTCTCAGCATTATAAACTACAACGACTAA
- a CDS encoding STT3 domain-containing protein, which translates to MDFRELLTAKRQTALWLVLIFIALCFAISAGARYNHLLRWKQNPDRYFVGDTPQTTTLDSYKWIRYAQEYREGAYYPADNDTLMFYPDLKTKHDPFPMPSWIMAVTADFFGGSVQKAGIYIFPILASLFVIPLGLYFYFMGFPAMGIAGSIAGSMAVVYMNRSSFGRIDTDALNLFFPFLASMFMLLAFDKRGNYKQYLIYSALSGLSMLLFWWWYAHPGITIVYMAVFVFLMLIGRVRLLHVLYGTLLFIICSNPLIFYNGVRHIFEFAMTYIAPAGHIDAGFPDVYETISEAKKASFQRALSIMNPNMFMGVLGLGAFIIAGLANFRRMLPLAPVFMLGILVFKSSNRFGMFLAPFIGMGIGYIIAVAGKYAAERMNLRPLVRGFLTMGLAFGILVVNYLPSFSFTPIPSIEPKVYARFDKVKEFVPEDGVILSWWDYGLGIEESTGRATFHDGMSQRTPKTYFIAKALSSGDQEVLADTVAFLGSRGLKGVNELIAEGESVSDVVQRVTNNDIPIPDKKYYVLITSDMFPKLAAIGGIGSWNFDTKESLPFRMTRLRCTDRRGDTLICGNNRVDLAKGIVNGGMPLKSLNIIVNGKLNQKKEYPYSTGYHFVQNVNNGRVTGVVLVDDRTYNSNLFKMYVIGDADNELFEEVYSSYPYLRLFEVKPRG; encoded by the coding sequence ATGGACTTCAGGGAGCTTCTCACCGCAAAGCGACAGACCGCACTCTGGCTTGTACTGATATTCATAGCGCTATGCTTTGCAATATCAGCAGGGGCGAGGTATAACCACCTCCTCCGGTGGAAGCAGAACCCTGACAGATACTTTGTGGGGGACACCCCGCAGACCACAACGCTGGACAGCTATAAATGGATCCGCTACGCCCAGGAGTACAGGGAGGGGGCCTACTACCCTGCGGACAATGACACCCTGATGTTCTATCCCGACCTCAAAACGAAGCATGATCCCTTCCCCATGCCGAGCTGGATCATGGCGGTAACTGCGGACTTTTTCGGTGGCAGCGTACAGAAGGCTGGTATATATATCTTTCCGATACTCGCCTCCCTGTTCGTGATCCCCCTTGGGCTCTATTTCTATTTTATGGGCTTTCCGGCCATGGGGATTGCGGGCTCCATAGCGGGGAGCATGGCCGTTGTTTATATGAATCGAAGCTCCTTCGGACGGATAGACACCGATGCGCTGAACCTGTTCTTCCCCTTTCTCGCCTCGATGTTTATGCTTCTCGCCTTTGATAAACGGGGTAACTATAAGCAGTATCTCATATATTCCGCCCTTTCGGGCTTAAGTATGCTCCTGTTCTGGTGGTGGTATGCCCACCCCGGAATCACCATCGTATACATGGCGGTATTCGTATTCCTTATGCTAATCGGCAGGGTGCGTCTGCTCCATGTTCTCTACGGTACGCTCCTGTTTATAATATGCTCCAACCCCTTGATATTCTATAACGGTGTACGGCATATATTTGAATTCGCAATGACATATATCGCACCCGCCGGTCATATCGATGCAGGATTCCCCGACGTTTACGAAACCATATCCGAGGCGAAGAAGGCCTCCTTCCAGAGAGCGCTGAGTATTATGAATCCCAATATGTTTATGGGTGTTCTCGGTCTTGGAGCTTTTATCATCGCCGGGCTTGCCAATTTCCGCCGTATGCTCCCCCTTGCCCCCGTATTTATGCTTGGAATACTCGTATTCAAGAGCTCGAATCGTTTCGGCATGTTCCTTGCGCCCTTTATCGGGATGGGGATAGGCTATATAATTGCAGTGGCGGGTAAATATGCAGCAGAAAGGATGAATCTGCGCCCTCTGGTAAGGGGATTTCTTACCATGGGTCTCGCCTTCGGGATCCTTGTTGTTAACTATCTCCCCTCGTTCAGCTTTACCCCGATCCCATCCATCGAACCGAAGGTGTATGCGCGGTTCGACAAGGTTAAGGAGTTTGTCCCCGAGGACGGGGTAATCCTTTCATGGTGGGATTACGGTCTCGGTATTGAGGAAAGCACAGGGAGAGCGACCTTCCATGACGGTATGAGCCAGAGGACGCCGAAGACTTACTTCATTGCAAAGGCTCTCTCATCGGGTGATCAGGAAGTCCTTGCCGATACGGTGGCCTTTCTCGGTTCCAGAGGCCTCAAGGGTGTGAATGAGCTGATAGCCGAGGGTGAGAGCGTTAGCGATGTTGTTCAGAGGGTTACGAACAACGATATACCTATACCGGACAAAAAATACTACGTTCTCATAACATCGGATATGTTCCCGAAACTTGCCGCCATAGGTGGCATAGGGAGCTGGAACTTCGATACGAAGGAGTCTCTACCTTTTCGCATGACAAGGCTGCGCTGCACAGACAGACGGGGTGATACGCTTATATGCGGCAATAACCGTGTGGACCTTGCAAAGGGTATCGTAAACGGAGGTATGCCTCTGAAGAGCCTGAATATTATCGTGAACGGCAAGCTGAATCAGAAGAAGGAGTACCCCTACAGTACAGGCTACCATTTTGTTCAGAATGTCAATAACGGGAGGGTTACGGGGGTTGTGCTCGTTGACGACAGAACCTACAATTCCAACCTGTTTAAGATGTATGTTATCGGTGATGCTGATAATGAGCTCTTCGAAGAGGTTTACAGCTCATACCCCTACCTGCGCCTTTTTGAGGTGAAGCCCCGTGGTTGA
- a CDS encoding ParB/RepB/Spo0J family partition protein, which yields MKKKPLGRGLESLIPKNEKPEEPKGNVTELELAMVVPNEQQPRTRFDDEPLDELVHSIKEKGVIQPIIVTKTDEGYMIIAGERRWRASGLAGLKTIPAVVKDISTEVERLELALIENIQRQDLNAYDLATAYKNLMDKHGYRQEDVARVIGKSRSAVANTLRLINLPGKALEALREELISEGHARALLSVEDEKECIGILKKIIENGLSVRETERLAAKAGKETSESENKREEKEDVFLLGLRDEMEEFFKTKIVMRPKKNGGTIEIKYTSDEELDRIIKTIRGEE from the coding sequence ATGAAAAAGAAACCGCTCGGCAGGGGTCTTGAATCCCTCATACCCAAGAACGAAAAACCTGAAGAACCTAAAGGAAACGTCACAGAGCTTGAGCTCGCCATGGTCGTTCCCAACGAACAGCAGCCCAGAACACGCTTTGATGACGAGCCTCTGGACGAGCTAGTTCACTCCATAAAAGAGAAGGGTGTTATCCAGCCCATCATCGTGACAAAGACCGATGAAGGGTATATGATAATCGCCGGAGAACGCCGCTGGCGTGCATCCGGACTCGCCGGACTGAAGACAATACCTGCCGTTGTCAAGGATATATCCACCGAGGTGGAACGCCTTGAACTGGCACTCATTGAGAACATCCAGCGTCAGGATCTTAACGCCTACGATCTCGCCACAGCCTACAAGAACCTCATGGACAAACACGGCTACCGTCAAGAGGACGTGGCAAGGGTCATCGGCAAGAGCAGAAGCGCCGTTGCGAACACCCTTCGACTCATAAACCTCCCCGGCAAGGCCCTTGAAGCTCTCAGGGAAGAGCTTATAAGTGAAGGTCACGCCAGAGCCCTGCTTTCCGTTGAGGATGAAAAAGAATGTATAGGGATCCTTAAGAAGATAATAGAGAACGGTCTGTCTGTGCGTGAAACCGAACGCCTCGCCGCCAAGGCTGGAAAGGAAACTAGCGAAAGCGAGAATAAGCGTGAGGAGAAGGAGGATGTTTTCCTCCTCGGGCTCAGGGACGAGATGGAAGAGTTTTTTAAAACAAAGATTGTAATGCGCCCCAAAAAGAATGGGGGCACAATTGAGATAAAGTACACCTCCGATGAGGAACTGGACAGAATCATAAAAACTATCAGGGGCGAAGAATGA
- a CDS encoding selenium metabolism-associated LysR family transcriptional regulator has product MDFKQIEAFVYVAKYKSFSRAAEKLLLSQPTISTHISTLEEQLGVKLFDRLSKEVILTEAGQVFFPYAVDILDLRERSQEAVKEFLNEISGHLHIGYSTVPAEFILPEVIRKFKNEYSKTFFTLDIQGTQNIIQRLSDGILDLAIVARKIPKKDLEYKVLLRDKIVLIVHKNHRFYERDSVFLEEILDEPFIIREMGSGTRAAVEHAFKQKGYDFESLDAVAMLSSTYSIKHAVKRELGIAFMSHMALSEDECGRAIKAVPITDLVVEKDIYVVYSKKRTNKKLLKHFTDTLLKHIKE; this is encoded by the coding sequence ATGGATTTTAAGCAGATAGAAGCTTTTGTATATGTAGCAAAGTATAAGTCATTCTCAAGGGCGGCGGAGAAGCTTCTCCTCAGCCAGCCCACCATCTCCACCCATATAAGCACTCTGGAGGAACAGCTCGGCGTTAAGCTTTTTGACCGTCTCTCCAAAGAGGTTATCCTCACCGAGGCGGGGCAGGTCTTCTTCCCCTACGCCGTTGACATCCTTGATCTGCGTGAGCGTTCCCAGGAAGCCGTTAAGGAGTTCCTCAACGAGATCAGCGGCCATCTGCATATCGGATACAGCACCGTACCTGCGGAGTTCATCCTCCCCGAGGTTATCCGCAAGTTCAAGAACGAGTATTCAAAAACATTCTTCACCCTCGATATACAGGGAACACAGAACATCATCCAGCGTCTTTCGGACGGTATCCTCGACCTTGCCATCGTTGCAAGGAAGATCCCTAAGAAAGATCTGGAGTACAAGGTGCTCCTGCGTGACAAGATCGTTCTCATCGTTCATAAAAACCACCGCTTCTACGAGCGTGACAGCGTTTTCCTTGAGGAGATACTGGACGAGCCCTTTATCATACGTGAGATGGGTTCGGGCACAAGGGCGGCTGTGGAGCATGCCTTCAAACAGAAGGGGTATGATTTCGAATCCCTCGATGCCGTTGCCATGCTCAGCTCCACATACTCCATCAAGCACGCCGTCAAGCGTGAGCTTGGTATTGCCTTCATGAGCCATATGGCGCTCTCTGAGGATGAGTGCGGCAGGGCGATTAAAGCGGTTCCGATTACGGATCTTGTCGTGGAGAAAGATATATACGTGGTTTACAGCAAGAAGAGGACGAACAAAAAGCTCCTCAAGCACTTCACCGACACGCTTCTTAAGCATATCAAGGAATGA
- a CDS encoding leucyl aminopeptidase family protein, whose amino-acid sequence MKISCRKKTAFNSRKEAIIIPVYKNIETLKTLTGKRIDDEIASIISSDYFNFEDKEIKSFYIEVKKKLKRIFLVSIPKDPEDSRFYLELGARFSKIVRQDRLTSFSIISFEDLYMEKKELSYTKSFIEGLFFGLYKYERYKGKKENFNFEEVEVITAFTRLKKYVDTEAENWNTAFENIYMARDLINTPAMDLTPEIFAGFIKEHESENFSVEVLDDKQIVERGLNLVKTVGMGSANPPRFVTIDYKGDPTTEKHVALVGKGVTFDSGGTNLKPTGSIETMKTDMSGAATVFAVAKLIRDVGMKINVKTYIPLVENTIGGCAYRPGDVLTSAEGKTIEVLNTDAEGRLILADALYTARLTDPEVIVDVATLTGACVVALGSHCAGLFSNRKFLAKNITDISDDLGEDIWELPMLKAYEKRIKSDIADLRNISKQKGEAGSTIAALFLKEFVDNWPWIHLDIAGPAYLEEEHPIFGKHASGFGVRLIYTFLEKYYKEQH is encoded by the coding sequence ATGAAGATCTCCTGCAGAAAGAAGACCGCTTTTAATTCCAGAAAAGAAGCGATTATCATTCCCGTCTACAAGAATATCGAAACCCTCAAAACCCTTACGGGTAAGAGGATCGATGATGAGATAGCAAGCATAATCTCCTCGGACTACTTCAATTTTGAGGACAAGGAGATCAAAAGTTTTTATATAGAGGTTAAGAAGAAGCTTAAGCGCATCTTCCTCGTCAGTATCCCCAAGGATCCCGAGGATAGCCGCTTCTATCTTGAGCTCGGAGCTCGTTTCTCCAAAATTGTACGTCAGGACAGGCTAACCTCCTTTTCCATAATCTCCTTCGAGGATCTATATATGGAGAAAAAGGAGCTGAGCTACACAAAATCCTTCATAGAGGGGCTGTTCTTCGGCCTTTACAAGTATGAGAGATATAAAGGGAAGAAGGAGAATTTCAACTTCGAAGAGGTTGAGGTTATAACCGCCTTCACAAGGCTCAAGAAGTATGTGGATACCGAGGCGGAGAACTGGAACACAGCCTTTGAGAATATCTATATGGCAAGGGATCTTATAAACACCCCCGCCATGGACCTCACTCCGGAGATCTTCGCCGGGTTTATAAAGGAGCACGAGAGCGAGAACTTCTCCGTTGAGGTGCTCGATGATAAGCAGATCGTAGAGCGGGGGCTTAACCTTGTTAAAACCGTTGGCATGGGGAGCGCGAACCCGCCCCGTTTTGTAACCATCGACTATAAGGGTGATCCCACGACCGAAAAGCACGTTGCCCTTGTGGGCAAGGGTGTTACCTTCGACTCCGGGGGAACAAACCTCAAGCCCACCGGAAGCATTGAAACGATGAAGACGGATATGTCCGGTGCGGCAACCGTTTTCGCCGTTGCCAAACTTATCCGTGATGTGGGAATGAAGATAAACGTAAAAACCTACATACCTCTGGTGGAGAACACCATCGGTGGATGCGCCTATCGCCCCGGCGATGTGCTGACTTCTGCAGAAGGGAAAACCATTGAGGTGCTCAACACCGATGCTGAGGGACGCCTTATACTGGCGGACGCCCTTTACACTGCAAGGCTCACAGACCCCGAGGTCATCGTTGATGTGGCAACCCTCACAGGTGCATGCGTTGTGGCACTCGGAAGCCATTGTGCAGGCCTTTTCAGCAACCGCAAGTTCCTTGCAAAGAATATTACGGATATCTCCGACGATCTCGGCGAGGACATATGGGAGCTTCCCATGCTCAAGGCCTACGAAAAGCGCATTAAGAGCGATATTGCCGACCTGCGCAACATCTCCAAACAGAAGGGTGAGGCCGGCTCGACCATAGCAGCCCTTTTCCTTAAGGAGTTTGTAGATAACTGGCCCTGGATACACCTTGATATTGCAGGCCCTGCATACCTTGAGGAGGAGCACCCCATATTCGGCAAACACGCCTCCGGTTTCGGCGTAAGGCTGATATATACTTTCCTCGAAAAGTACTACAAAGAACAGCACTAA
- a CDS encoding septal ring lytic transglycosylase RlpA family protein produces the protein MRYIRVLPSITFLLLFTFACSTKAPTPEPVPEPVEEPKPFVSIEPEELVVPEPEPVPRDKIEIEKVPEKKPDKDKQRPYPKSWIPEGAKMEGAVFDTPYSVRGITYHRLKAVEKFVQTGLASWYGSPEHGKPTASGEAFNMYAMTAAHKELPLGSRVRVHNLENGRKLDVTINDRGPHVPGRVIDLSKKGAKLLGFLDQGTVKVRVTLLDDKVDGERAREIAEGGYAVQLASFTLRKNAEELAGEYEQGEIVEADVKGKRYFRVRVEGFSDRAEAERFKERMLGEYPGAYVTR, from the coding sequence GTGAGATATATAAGAGTACTGCCTAGTATTACATTTCTGCTTTTATTCACCTTCGCCTGCTCCACAAAAGCACCGACACCGGAGCCGGTTCCGGAACCTGTTGAGGAGCCTAAACCGTTTGTAAGCATTGAACCCGAAGAGCTTGTTGTTCCGGAGCCTGAACCGGTGCCGAGGGATAAGATAGAGATCGAGAAGGTGCCTGAGAAGAAGCCGGACAAGGATAAACAACGCCCGTACCCGAAGTCGTGGATACCTGAAGGTGCGAAGATGGAGGGTGCTGTCTTTGATACACCCTACAGCGTACGGGGGATAACTTACCACAGGCTCAAGGCGGTGGAAAAGTTTGTTCAGACAGGCCTTGCAAGCTGGTATGGAAGCCCCGAGCACGGCAAGCCCACAGCCTCCGGCGAAGCGTTTAACATGTATGCGATGACAGCGGCTCATAAGGAACTCCCGCTGGGGAGCAGGGTCAGGGTGCATAACCTTGAGAACGGCCGGAAGCTGGATGTCACCATAAACGATCGGGGCCCCCACGTTCCGGGGAGGGTCATAGACCTCTCCAAGAAAGGGGCGAAGCTACTCGGTTTCCTGGATCAGGGAACCGTAAAGGTTCGTGTCACCCTCCTTGATGATAAAGTGGACGGCGAACGTGCCCGGGAGATTGCAGAGGGAGGATATGCGGTTCAGCTTGCCTCTTTCACCCTGCGCAAGAATGCGGAGGAGCTCGCCGGAGAATATGAACAAGGCGAGATCGTGGAGGCGGATGTTAAGGGTAAGCGTTATTTCCGTGTCCGTGTGGAAGGTTTTTCCGATAGAGCAGAAGCTGAGAGGTTTAAGGAAAGAATGCTGGGAGAGTATCCCGGAGCATATGTAACAAGATAG
- a CDS encoding bactofilin family protein → MMKGKETGGIDAFLGKNTTFNGTLIFDGLVRMDGNFEGNIKTKDTLVVANSGNIKADVEAGVVKVSGKFDGSITAKDKVELYKPAVVTGTIRTPAIKMEEGVVFNGNLEMGGNIKTVSTPAKEEKE, encoded by the coding sequence ATGATGAAAGGAAAAGAAACCGGCGGAATCGATGCATTCCTCGGTAAAAACACGACCTTTAACGGAACTCTCATTTTCGACGGCCTTGTCCGCATGGACGGCAACTTCGAAGGAAATATAAAGACAAAAGATACTCTCGTTGTGGCGAATTCCGGCAACATAAAGGCTGATGTAGAGGCTGGCGTTGTCAAGGTATCCGGCAAGTTTGACGGTAGCATCACCGCCAAGGACAAGGTTGAACTTTACAAACCCGCCGTTGTCACAGGAACCATAAGAACACCCGCCATCAAAATGGAAGAGGGTGTTGTCTTTAACGGAAACCTTGAGATGGGGGGCAACATCAAAACAGTTTCAACCCCCGCAAAGGAGGAGAAGGAATGA
- the secG gene encoding preprotein translocase subunit SecG, with product MYTYLLVLHIFVCVLLVIAVLLQSGKGSDLGAALGGGSGDMFGPGSPANIMNKVTTIIAVTFMITSLTLAILSRDKSSGSVTDKLRNQPAQQQQEQQPANPQVPAESK from the coding sequence ATGTACACCTATCTTCTTGTACTGCACATTTTTGTTTGTGTTCTGCTTGTTATCGCCGTACTTCTCCAGTCCGGCAAAGGCTCAGATCTCGGAGCAGCACTCGGCGGCGGTTCCGGCGACATGTTCGGTCCCGGCTCCCCTGCAAACATCATGAACAAGGTGACCACCATCATCGCTGTTACCTTTATGATCACCTCGCTCACACTCGCTATTCTCTCCAGGGATAAGTCATCGGGAAGCGTTACCGATAAGCTCAGGAATCAGCCTGCTCAGCAACAGCAGGAGCAGCAGCCTGCGAACCCTCAGGTTCCCGCAGAGAGTAAATAG